The following is a genomic window from Paenibacillus thiaminolyticus.
CCGGGACGCTGCCGGTGAAGAAAATATAATCGAACGGCCAGGCCAACAGCTGCTGGGCCGTCTCGGCGTCCCCCTGCACGACGGCGACATGACCCGGATCGAACGTCTCCCCGACGAGACGTTCCAGCACCGCGCCGGTATGCGGCGTCAGCTCTGACGGCTTCAGCACCGCCGTGTTGCCGGCGGCGATTGCGCCGATAAGCGGGGCGAGGGCCAACTGGAACGGATAGTTCCAGGGGGCGATGATGAGCGCGCTGCCGTACGGCTCAGGCACAATCATGCCGCGGCTTCCCAGATGGGTGAGCGCCGTCCTGGCACGGCGCGGCTTCGCCCAGCGGCTGACCCGCCGCGCAGCCAGCCGCGCTTCCTCCAGCACGATGCCGATCTCGGTCATGTACGCTTCCGACGCGCTCTTCCCCAAATCCTGCCGAAGCGCGGCGGTGATGTCCTGCTCCATCCCGCGCACGCGGTCAGCAAGGCGGATAAGGGCTGCGCGCCGCTCCTTAACGTCACGGGTGCGCCCTTCACGGTAATACGTTTTTTGCATTTCCAACAGAGCCGGATCTGTCATGGATGACGCCTCCTCTCCCCAATCGCAATGCTTCATGACCTCATTACAACATATTTTTTTGCGGTTTGCATTGAACTTCTTGCTGATTCATAATAAAAGTACAGAATTCAATATTATTTCGCTTATTTTTCCTGGCGATTGCGGCACGGCTATGGAATGCGGGAAGGGAATATCATTCGCCCAGCTTCGCTGCCCAATCCGGACTAATGCGCGTCGGCCAAGCTGCCGCCGATCCGCTTATTCGGTCCCTTCGGAAATGGGCACTGCTTACTTTGACAAGAGAAAGGGTATCATATCTCGGATTGCCCGCGCATAACACAGAACAAGACACCGACATTCATAGTCTAGAGAGGAGACAATAACATTATGCAATCCATCGCTATCATTTCAGATATACATGGTAATTTGCAGGCATTGGAAGCGGTGCTGCAGGATGTGGAGCGCCAAGGCGCCGACCGGATCTACTGTCTTGGCGATGTCGTCGGGAAGGGCCCGAATCCGGCGGAGGCTGTCGATCTCATCTGGGAGCATTGCGATGTGATCGTGCGCGGCAATTGGGATGAGCTTGTCCTGCGGATGGAAGAGGACATCCAATTCCGCTGGCACGCCGAACGGCTGGGCGAGAAGCGCCGGAGCATGCTGGCCGCGCTGCCGTTCTCTCATGACTTCATCATGAGCGGCCGGCATATCCGTCTCGTCCATGCGTCCCCGCAGAGCGTCTATCATCGGGTACAGCCGTGGGATGCGGAAGAGAGAAGACTCGGCATGTTCGAATTCACCTCCTCCCTCAACGAGCCTCTTCATCCGTGCCAATCGCCGGATGTTGTCATATACGGGGATATTCATAATGCTTATTTGCAGCATCTTCAGGGCCGCACGCTGGTCAACTGCGGCAGCGTAGGCAATCCGCTTGACATTACCCAGGCGTCCTATATTATGCTGCAAGGGAGCTTGGGGCAAGTGACGACCAGTGAATTTTCGATTCATTTTCACCGGGTGCCCTATGATATCGAACGGGCTGTCCGGGCTGCCCAAGAGGCGGATATCCCGGGCCTCCAGCCGTACGTGCGGGAGCTGCGCACCGGCGTGTACCGTGGGCTTCAAAGCGGAGAAGCATAGACTCGGAAGCGCGGCATCCAGCCATGCGAGCCTGATCGGACGATGAGGACAGCCCGTAACGGACTGTCCTGTTTGCCGTGCGGCGGCAGAAGTCATGGACTCTTTTTCCATAGAATGCTATGCTGTGTAGCGGTGATATCTATGTTCCGAATCGGAGACTTTTCAAAATCAACGCAAGTGTCCATCCGAATGCTGCGCTATTATGATGAAGTCGGCCTGTTGAAGCCGGCCCGGGTTGATGAGCTTACAGGCTATCGGCTCTATTCCATCGACCAAATCCCAGTCATACAGCAAATTATCCTTTTACGAGATATGGAATTCAATGTTGCTGAAATCGCTTGCGCCCTTGCCAACTGGGAAGATTCCTTCATTATCGGGCAATTGGAGAATAAAAAGAAAGAAATACATGCAGCGATTCGGCGGGAATTAGAGCATATCGCCAAAATCGAAGTCGCGATAAAAGACCAGACCGAATCCCATTGCCCTGTCTACCGCCCGAGTCACAGCGATTGACGAGGAGAACGGCATCATTCAGCTTGCGTATATTGACGCATATGAAGGCAGCCCGGCCCTTGATGAGAAGCCTTACACTCCAAGCCTCGACAGGGTGGAAATTCCGCATGTGCCGGACTGGTGCGCCCACTGGCCTGGAGGAATCGGCCTCGTTCGATTGGGCCAAGGAGTTTCGCTGGAGCAATGAATGAGAGAGTTTCATTTGGACCGCCACAGACTACGAAAAGCGATTCGATCATCAAATTTTCATCATTTGTTACACAACGGTAATATTTCTGTTAACGGAGGTTAATGTTGAGAGGGTATATTGATAACAAGACCCCCTTTTGATGAATATATATCCCTTGAGTCGGACCTGAATGTTCAGGTCCTCTTTTTTTTTGCCTCTTGGCTGTCAGGAGCGGCCGGAAGGACCAAAAAGCCGCTCTACGCGAGCGGCACTTCATGTCTTTGTTTCTGCTTGTAGTAGACCCAGGACGTGAAGCCGATCTCGAGGAGCCGCTTCCGGACTTGCTCCCATTCGTCGCCGACCCGGGACGGCTTGTGGGCATCGGAGCCGAACGTGACATCGACGCCGAAGTGAAGGGCCCGTTCCAGAATCTCGTCGGAAGGATACCAGCCGCCGCTCAGCTTCGTCTTGCCGGACGTATTGATCTCGATCGCCACGCCGCAATCGGCGATGACGGACAGCGTCTCATCGATAGCCTCGGCAGCAGCGATATCCGAGAAGGCCGGATAGTTCCCCTTCATCGCGTCGATGTGGCCGAGAATCTGGAACATGCCGGAGCGGGCGGAATCGCGAATGAGCTCATAATACGTTACCTTCTGGGCGATGCGTTCTTCATCGGACAGCTTTTTCCACCGGTTCTTATTGAAAATGCTGATCTCGTTCGTATAATGAACGGATCCGATTATATAATCGAACGGATACCGGTCCAGCATCTGGCGGTAGGTCTCGGCGTGCGGAGGGAAATAGTCGGACTCGATGCCGAGCAGCACGTCGATGCGTCCTTCATATTCCCGCTTCAGCTCCAGCACTTCATTCACATAATTCTCGAAGTCGCTCTTCGCCATCGCGATATTGGGAAAGGCCTGATCTTCCTCTCTGCCGAAGTACGGGGTATGATCGGAAATGCCGATGACGTCCAGCCCGTTCGCGATCCCTGCCTCGATGTATTCCCGGATATTTCCGTCCGCATGCCCGCAGCGGAAATGATGTGTATGCAAGTCGAATTTCATATCTTTTTCCTCCTATTCTGACCCGATGAATTGCGTTTCCGGCATGCCTTTCAGGTCATTCAGGAACTGCTGCATCGCGGAATTCAAATATCGGCCCGTACGGTACATGACGCCGACCGGATGGGCGATCTCCAACTCATGGATATGTACAATCTGCAGGGTTCCCCGCTTCAGCTCGTTGCTGACGGACAGCTTCGAGATGATGGCTGCGCCAAGATTCAGCTCTACCATCCGCTTCACTTCCTCGCTGCTGTTCAATTCCATCACAATATGAGGCTGAATGCCGTGACGGCGGAACGTCTCATCCGCGAACCGGCGGCCGAGGGTGTCGGTGGACAGCATAATGAGAGGGATATCCCGCAGCAGATCCATGGTGCCATGCTTATGCTCGGCTAGCGGATGGTTCGCATTGACAACCAGTTCGAACGTGTCGTAGTACAGAACGGAAGAGACAAGATTCGGATTCTGCTCATTCAAATACCCGATTCCGATATCCAAGGTGCCATTTTCGATTTGGCTCATGATTTGGGTTGAGGACATGGACAAGATGGAGGTCTTGATGAGCGGGAATTGATCCTGGAAATAGGAAAGCACCCGCGGGAGAATTTGAATGGCAATCGATGTCGTCGTTCCAAGCACGATATGACCCTGCGGAATTTGCTGCAAATCGTTCAGCTTTTGCTTCAAATCATCGACGATTTGGAGTATGCGTTCGGCTTGTTCAAGAAACAACCGGCCGCTGTCGGTCAGCGTAACCGGCTGATTGCGATCAATGAGAATGGTCTTGAACTCATCTTCCAAGCTCTTGATTTGCGCAGATACGGCAGGCTGAGTCAGGTTCAGCAGTTCGCCGGCTTTGCGGAAGCTCATTGTCTTGGAAATCGTGATGAGCGTTTCCAATTGGCTCAAATTCATTGAAGCTCTCCTTTCCCGTGCAATGACATGAATCATAAATGCCAAGATTATAAAAATATTTATCAATAATAACATAGCAATAAAATTGTTTTGTCATTATATATCTTAGATTATAGAGGAAGCGGCTGGCCGGAGCAATGTGTGCTTCTTTTTCCATGCTGTGCAAGCAGGTACGTCCGAATTTTTCCCCATTTCACGCATAATGATTCAGCCGGCATTTTGTGCCGGAGAACCGTCCGGTCTAGCGCCTCCTGGTTGAACCAACTGTGACGGCGGGCTCCCAAAACAGCCCGCTCCAGTCAACGGAACGGGCTGCTGCGGTCCAAGCTTAATGCAATGCTGAGGTCAAGGCTCAGTGCAATGCTGCGGCAGGCTGCAAGGTGATCTCGAAGGCCCGCCCCCACATGAAGTCCGGGTTGTCATCGTCCAGCGATACATGGGAGTAGGCCGCCAAGGACCAGAGAGACCCGCGAATTTGCCGTACATTTTGCGCAGCTCCCGGGCAGCCGGCCAAAAATGCGTTTTTGCCGGCAAGGGTGGCAGTATGCGTCTGCATACGTGTGCGGAGGATCGCCAGAAGGAAGGCATAATCGGCCGCCGTATTGAAGAGGCGCATGTTCTGGTCGGCCATGGACGCAATGTTGGAATACATGCAGTGCTTTCTCGAATAGGTACGGATTTCGCCGATTGCCGTTGTTTTATAATAATAGTCTTTCAGGAAACGCTTGAACAGCAGTGAACCATGTGCATTGACGGCCCGATCGAGGGCTGCCGGACGATTCTCCGTAACGAGGAAGGCATAGCGCGCTTGCCCCATGCCTAGTGCAATCCCGATCTTATTCCCCGGAGTATTCCAGGCGCTGTATCCAAGCAGGCATCCCGTATGCCGGCTGTCCAGCAGCGCTTCGGTCACGGCGGCGTTGGCCGGACCTCGCCCCGCGAAATCGATGGCGACCGTCGGAATCCGGTTCGACACATTCGCTTCCAACCGGCTTATGGCGGCGGACACCTGCTCCGGGGCAGTAATGGCAATGATCTCGATATCTGGTGAACAAGGGACACGCTGGCCCCCGATTATATCGACGTGGCGCCGGATATTGTCATCCACATTCATATATTCGTAAGGGCTCGTGATGGTGGATCCGTCAGGCCCGTAATAGCGCACCGCGTAGCGCGGCTTGGTCCCGCCGCGATGCAATTGGTTCGCCATGCGGGCCATCAGCGCATGCCCCAGTCCGTCCGCATCCGGAAGAATAATGGCACGGTCGGGATTTTGTCCGCTGGCTCCGCCGCCGAGCCAAGCGTTGATGCGCCCTTCGATGAATCGAATCTCGTTGAGCTGCGCGCCTTGCGTATAAGCATCGTCAACGCCGATCGCCAGGAAGTCGATATAACCCTGCCGGGCCAGCTGCTCCAGAATATAATAGTTGGTTTTGAATTTATGCCGGCGGGCGTTGTAATATTGTTCCTTGTCGAAATGAACGGTGCCCCCATAAGACCCGTCTGGGGACAAGTCATACCCTTGCAAAATATCGTCAAACGCGGTAAAGCTCTTGCGGGGCTGCTGCATGAAGCTGCGCGACTCCGTATAAGCCTCATAGGTCAGACCATCCACGAACGTCGTCGTCGCCAACCGCATGATGGTATCGAGAACATAGATCGGCTTGCCCGGACACGATTGCTTCACGAGACGAATGACGTCCAGCCGCTTCGCCGCCGCAGGGTCGTAATCGGGGTAGATGCCGCCCCCATTCGCCCTTAAGCGCCGGCTGCCGATTAATCCTCCATAGACCAGCATATCGGTGGAGATAATAAACCCGTCCGCCGCCCCGGCGTGACGGAGAATAAAGCGCCGAATATTGTCCGGATGGCCGACAGCCGGGGAAGACGTGCTTTCCAGGATTCCGCCCGCGGCTATTTTTTCCGTATCCAGCCGATTCCGAATATCGCTTCGGCAAGGGGTGATGACGTTGAGACCTGCCGAGCGCCCTTGCATAATCACATCATCCAAATTAACGGGCCGGTCGTCGAGCGGCACATACAGAACGTTTTTCATCCTTGATCAACTCCCTGTTATGGATAGGCTGCGCCCCATTTCAGTTACTAGGCTTATGTGTACGCATGCCTTCACTTCTATAGGCAATGAAGGAGGGGAAAATACAACCAACCGGGCGAAAAAATTTTGGATAAGCATGGGGGCCGGTCCGTTGCGAAAACTTAATATTTGAAACAGTTGACCCGCCAGCCTGCGATGCCTCACAATAAATGAAGGCGCTCTCATCGAAGCGGAATGCGGAGATGATAAGTTGAAATTAGGGGGACACGCAATGCGTACGAAAGAAGTTCGCAGTTGGATGATGTACGATTGGGCGAATTCCGCTTTTGCGACTACGATGCTGGCGGCGGTGCTGCCGATTTTTTACCAGACCGTAGCCGCCTCGAATCTGCCTGGACATCAGGCGACCAGCTATTGGGCCTTCACCCAGACGATAGGCATGATTCTGGTTGCGGTGCTGTCGCCGATACTGGGGGCGGTGGCCGATCTGTCCCAGCGGAAGATGGCGTTCCTTCGCGTGTGTGCCTGGATGGGAGCCTTGGCCTGCATCCTGATGGTGTTCGCGGGTGAAGGAGACTGGCTGTATGTATCGGTGCTGTTCGTCTTCGCCACGATCGGTTTTTCCGGCGGCAATACATTCTATGACTCGCTCCTTCCGGATATCGCTCCGCCCGAAGCACGGGACGAAATCTCTGCCAAAGGCTATATGTACGGCTATATCGGCGGCGGGGCCCTGCTGGCCGTCAATATTGTGATGCTGGAATTGTGGGAGACGTTCGGCTTCGCCAGCAAGGTGGCGGCGACCCAGGCCGTATTCCTGACCGTCGGCGTCTGGTGGCTTCTGTTCTCGCTGCCGCTGTTCCGCACGCTGCGCGACCCGGCCCGAATCGAACGGCGCTCAGCGGTTTATTACACGAAGCATGGGTTCGGCCGTATTTTCTACACCTTGAAGCGGGTGAAGCACTATCCGGAGCTGTTGAAATATATTTTATCCTTCTGGTTCTTCAATGACGGGATATCGACCATCATCGCCATGTCGGCCATCTATGGCGCCGAGATTGGCATCGAGACGAGCCATCTCATTATTGCCTTGCTCATTACGCAGTTCGTGGGCATCCCGTTCACGTTCCTGTTCGCGAAGTTCGCCAGACAGCTCGGATCGAAGCGATCACTCTATATTTCGCTCAGCACGTATATCGTCATCGTGTTCCTTGGCTACTTCATGACGTCCGCGCTTCATTTTTATATTTTGGCCTTCCTTGTCGGTATGGTTCAAGGCGGCAGCCAGGCCGTGGCCCGCTCCGTCTTCAGCCAGATGGTGCCGCGCAGCCGGGCATCCGAGTTCTTCGGCTTCCTGAGCCTGTCGAGCAAAGTATCGGCTTCCATCGGCCCGGCCGTATTCGGGATGGTCGGCCTGCTGACCGGATCCACCCGCTTGGCGATCTTATCGATTCTCGCCTTCTTCATTATCGGTATTCTGCTCCTTGTCTTCGTCGATATCGAGAAGGGGCGCCGAGAGGCGGAACAGGAAGAGAGCCTGTTCACGGGAGGCTCGATCAATCCGCCAGCCCCCGGCGTTCCGGTGAATTGAGACGGATAACAGAAAGGGACTATTGCGTGGAAAAAAGTTAAGGGCGTCATGCTGCGAGTGCGGCAGACGCCCTTGGTTCCGTTCCTGAAGCTAGGCCGCCACGCCCTGCTGGCTTGGCGCAGTGAGGCCCGTCGAAGCGGCCGCCGGAGAGTACTGCGGCTTATTAACCCCGGTTCGTGCCGCTTGCCCGTCTGCGGGAGAACAGCTTCACGATTTCCACGATCGGAATCATGGACAGCGAGGCGCCGGCGACGATGAGCCACTGCTGGCGGTTCAACGCTACGACACTGAACAGCTCGCGCAGGAACGGAAGCGCGATGACGAGCACGATAAGCAGCCCGGATATAATCACGGCGATATTTAGCTTCCGGTTCGTGAACCAACCGATCCGGAACAGCGACTGCTTGTTGGAGCGGACATTGAACGCATGCGTGAGCTGGATTAAGCCCAGCGTGGCGAAGGCCATCGTAATCGCCACATCCTCGGAATAATGCGTATGTCCCCAGTAATAGGTGAGCAGCGTCAGCAAGGCTTCGAGCAGCCCCTGATAGACGAGGCTGACGCCGATGCCACCGGCGAAGATGCTGGCCGAGGCTTGGCGCGGCTCCTGCTTCATCAGGTCTTCTTCGGCCTGTTCGAAGCCGAGCGCCAGCGCGGGCAGCGTGTCGGTGACCAGATTGATCCACAGGATATGAATCGGAAAGAGAATTTTCCAGTTCAGCATCGTCGCCACGAACAGGGTGACGACCTCGCCGAGATTGGCAGACAGCAAATATTGAATCGTCTTGCGGATGTTGCTGTATACCTTCCGTCCTTCCTCGACGGCGAGAACGATCGTCGAGAAATTGTCGTCCGCCAGCACCATATCCGAAGCGCCCTTCGCCACATCGGTGCCGGTAATGCCCATGCCGACGCCGATATCGGCTGCCTTCAAGGCCGGAGCATCATTTACTCCGTCACCTGTCATGGCTACGATTTTGCCCTTCTTCTTCCACGCCTTCACGATCCGGACCTTATGTTCGGGCGATACGCGGGCATAGACAGAATATTGCTCCACCTCCGCCTCGAACGCTTCGTCATCGATGCGGCTCAGTTCCGCCCCGGTCAGGACTGCGCCATCCTTGTCGATGATGCCCAGTTCCTTCGCGATTGCGGCGGCCGTGTCCCCGTGATCGCCCGTAATCATCACGGGGCGAATGCCGGCCAGCTTGCAGATGCGAACCGCTTCCTTCACTTCTTCGCGCGGCGGATCGATCATACCGACCAGGCCGGCGAAGACGAGATCGCTCTCGAGGGCATCCACTGTCAGGTTGTCCGGCACCCGCTCCGCATCCCGGTAGGCGAGGGCCAGTACGCGCAG
Proteins encoded in this region:
- a CDS encoding metallophosphoesterase family protein — encoded protein: MQSIAIISDIHGNLQALEAVLQDVERQGADRIYCLGDVVGKGPNPAEAVDLIWEHCDVIVRGNWDELVLRMEEDIQFRWHAERLGEKRRSMLAALPFSHDFIMSGRHIRLVHASPQSVYHRVQPWDAEERRLGMFEFTSSLNEPLHPCQSPDVVIYGDIHNAYLQHLQGRTLVNCGSVGNPLDITQASYIMLQGSLGQVTTSEFSIHFHRVPYDIERAVRAAQEADIPGLQPYVRELRTGVYRGLQSGEA
- a CDS encoding MerR family transcriptional regulator, with protein sequence MFRIGDFSKSTQVSIRMLRYYDEVGLLKPARVDELTGYRLYSIDQIPVIQQIILLRDMEFNVAEIACALANWEDSFIIGQLENKKKEIHAAIRRELEHIAKIEVAIKDQTESHCPVYRPSHSD
- a CDS encoding histidinol-phosphatase, coding for MKFDLHTHHFRCGHADGNIREYIEAGIANGLDVIGISDHTPYFGREEDQAFPNIAMAKSDFENYVNEVLELKREYEGRIDVLLGIESDYFPPHAETYRQMLDRYPFDYIIGSVHYTNEISIFNKNRWKKLSDEERIAQKVTYYELIRDSARSGMFQILGHIDAMKGNYPAFSDIAAAEAIDETLSVIADCGVAIEINTSGKTKLSGGWYPSDEILERALHFGVDVTFGSDAHKPSRVGDEWEQVRKRLLEIGFTSWVYYKQKQRHEVPLA
- a CDS encoding LysR family transcriptional regulator, whose translation is MNLSQLETLITISKTMSFRKAGELLNLTQPAVSAQIKSLEDEFKTILIDRNQPVTLTDSGRLFLEQAERILQIVDDLKQKLNDLQQIPQGHIVLGTTTSIAIQILPRVLSYFQDQFPLIKTSILSMSSTQIMSQIENGTLDIGIGYLNEQNPNLVSSVLYYDTFELVVNANHPLAEHKHGTMDLLRDIPLIMLSTDTLGRRFADETFRRHGIQPHIVMELNSSEEVKRMVELNLGAAIISKLSVSNELKRGTLQIVHIHELEIAHPVGVMYRTGRYLNSAMQQFLNDLKGMPETQFIGSE
- a CDS encoding DUF4127 family protein, with translation MKNVLYVPLDDRPVNLDDVIMQGRSAGLNVITPCRSDIRNRLDTEKIAAGGILESTSSPAVGHPDNIRRFILRHAGAADGFIISTDMLVYGGLIGSRRLRANGGGIYPDYDPAAAKRLDVIRLVKQSCPGKPIYVLDTIMRLATTTFVDGLTYEAYTESRSFMQQPRKSFTAFDDILQGYDLSPDGSYGGTVHFDKEQYYNARRHKFKTNYYILEQLARQGYIDFLAIGVDDAYTQGAQLNEIRFIEGRINAWLGGGASGQNPDRAIILPDADGLGHALMARMANQLHRGGTKPRYAVRYYGPDGSTITSPYEYMNVDDNIRRHVDIIGGQRVPCSPDIEIIAITAPEQVSAAISRLEANVSNRIPTVAIDFAGRGPANAAVTEALLDSRHTGCLLGYSAWNTPGNKIGIALGMGQARYAFLVTENRPAALDRAVNAHGSLLFKRFLKDYYYKTTAIGEIRTYSRKHCMYSNIASMADQNMRLFNTAADYAFLLAILRTRMQTHTATLAGKNAFLAGCPGAAQNVRQIRGSLWSLAAYSHVSLDDDNPDFMWGRAFEITLQPAAALH
- a CDS encoding MFS transporter gives rise to the protein MRTKEVRSWMMYDWANSAFATTMLAAVLPIFYQTVAASNLPGHQATSYWAFTQTIGMILVAVLSPILGAVADLSQRKMAFLRVCAWMGALACILMVFAGEGDWLYVSVLFVFATIGFSGGNTFYDSLLPDIAPPEARDEISAKGYMYGYIGGGALLAVNIVMLELWETFGFASKVAATQAVFLTVGVWWLLFSLPLFRTLRDPARIERRSAVYYTKHGFGRIFYTLKRVKHYPELLKYILSFWFFNDGISTIIAMSAIYGAEIGIETSHLIIALLITQFVGIPFTFLFAKFARQLGSKRSLYISLSTYIVIVFLGYFMTSALHFYILAFLVGMVQGGSQAVARSVFSQMVPRSRASEFFGFLSLSSKVSASIGPAVFGMVGLLTGSTRLAILSILAFFIIGILLLVFVDIEKGRREAEQEESLFTGGSINPPAPGVPVN